The DNA sequence cattaagtttgcagacgacacaacagtggtaggcctgatcaccgacaacgacgagacagcctatagggaggaggtcagagacctggccgggtggtgccagaataaaagcctatccctcaacataatcaagacgaaggagatgattgtagactacaggaaaaggaggaacgATCACGCCACCATTCTCAttgacgaggctgtagtggagcaggttgagaccttcaagttcctaggtgtccacatcaccaacaaactagaatggtccaaacacaccaagacagtcgtgaagagggcacgacaaaacctattccccctcaggagactgaaaagatttggcatggtcctCAGACCTtcagaaggttctacagctgcaacattgagagcatcctgactggtttcatcactgcttggtacggcaactgctcggcctctgaccgcaaggcactacagagggtagtgattacgtcccagtacatcactggggctaagctgcctgccatccaggacctctacaccaggcggtgtcagaggaaggccctaaaaattgtcaaagaccacccgccaacccctctttttgcTACTGCTGCTCTCTGCTTATCATttaatgcatagtcactttaaccataccgacatgtacattctacctcaattagcccgacttaccggtgcctgtatatagcctcgctactgtatatagcctcgctactgttatttttcactgtctttttactgttgtttttatttctttacttatatattgttcacctaatacctattttttacttaaaaatcacactgttagggcctgtaagtaagcatttcactgtaaggtctacacctgttgtattcggcgcacgtgacaattaaactttgatttgatctgtcagtactgtattgtaatgtgtTAGTGTTCAGATTCTGCTATGTACTGGAGGAAACATCCTGGCAAGAGTTGAGTTGAAAGCTCTATGCTACTGTACGTCCAGGCTTAACAGCTTTATCCCGCTTTCTTAGCGCTGCGACACTCTCTGGTTCTCACCCTATCAACACCCCAACTTCCTTCCCTGCCTCCCCCAGAGAGGAGCCCCCCTCCTCAGGCTCTGACAAAGGCTGGTGCTGAAAGACTGAATGGTGGGAGCTGGACGGCCTCTACTCCCATCTCAGCACTGGCTGGCCACAGAGCCAGAGCCGAAGGCTTCGTACACATGCTGGAGCCCCATCAGGGTGATGCATGTCTCTGTTGATACGCCCAACGTCTTTACATGAACCAGAAAATGTGTTATCTGATGGAGGGCTCTCCTAATTCCAGACCCCACTCCCACCTTCAGGCCTGGCCTCCAGCATGTGCCCTGGGATCCTGCCAAGAGATCGCAACTCGCCTCTCTTACTTGCCAGCACAGAGTAGAGCGAGCCCTCTACTCCGCATGTGGATGACAGCCCAGGCCTCCGTGTGTGGACGGGAGCCCAGGCCTCCCTGTGCCGAAGCCCAGAGTCAAGCCTCCAGATTGGGGTGTGACAAGAAGCACAGCCCCTTGGTGAGatggagcttctctctctctttacaggcATGGAGAGCCCTATGACACTGGTCTCAGACTGCTGTCCAGGGGCTGTCAGAATAGGAATAGCTCCCAGTTTCGAATGATGCCTCTGAAGCTGCTACAGTTTGGCTCGGGCTGTCTTTCCAAAGCAGATGTGTGTCTCCAAAACGAGATGGATTTGTTTCTCCCCAAAACCCTGCTTTTTGAACTGTTCCATCTATCTTTGGCGAACAGCGTTTCAGTAAAGCTTAATAAAGTAATCCCTTGCTCGTTTTTCTCCCGGTAGGAATGCTCTTGTTCTTGCGCGACCCTGGCTGTGATTTGTTTTGGTTTCACATTTAAGGTTGGCTAAGGCCATGACTCCCTCTACGCTGACTCTGCTTTTTAAATATTCTCTCTACTGGTTCTACAGTGTTCTGGggttctctactgtactgcatTTATGTTTAACTGTAATTCTACAAAACTATTATAAGATTAACTACCTGAGTTAATTGAAGACAAGCAAAGCCACAACTCATAGCACAAATCAGTGAAGATAATTATGCATTGTTTTTTCAAATTTTACTTAATAATTTTCCTCCCTTTTCTCCATACCTATACGGTCGTCATGCAAATAAGTTTCAGTATCAGTGTTCATTAATCATTCAGTCTTTTGGTTCATTAGACATTCATTCATTTTCCCTTCAACGTATCTCTCTGCTTTCAACCACTGACCATGATGACTGAACCAGTGGCCAACAATTGGCGGTGGGCATCAAGATACATAACGTGGTAAGCAGTGGAGTGGAGGCCAGTCAATAAAGCACATGACAGAATTATTATACCAAATTTTCAAATTCCCTCTTGTTTCTATATGAAGTGATAAAGTGATCTGTGCATTTGAACCATAGCATAAATACGCCTATTTCACGTTTGCCTGTTCAAAATCACCGCAGCTGCTAATGTGCTCTATTTTTAGAACGAGGCACAAGCATCAGCCAGCTCACAGTGCATCAACCAGCTCACAGTGCATCAGCCAGCTCACAGTGCATCAACCAGCTCACAGTGCATCAACCAGCTCACAGTGTATCAACCAGCTCACAGTGCATCAGCCAGCTCACAGTGCATCAGCCAGCTCACAGTGCATCAACCAGCTCACAGTGCATCAACCAGCTCACAGTGCATCAGCCAGCTCACAGTGCATCAACCAGCTCACAGTGCATCAACCAGCTCACAGTGCATCAACCAGCTCACAGTGCATCGGACAAGCACAAAGAAAACGCAACGAGCACAGATGCGACATGTGAAAACAAATGATCtaaactggggatagctagctagcataatgtTACAAACATGTTACAAACATAATGAGCTCGCCAGTAAGTTACACTTGAAATTGACGTAcgagctagcaagctagctaccgGTAGACAGCTAGTTTGCCTGTAGCATCTTACGCAGGGGAAACAAAAACAGTGTTGCGAATTGGGCACAGGACCAAAGCCATGTTTTTTTTGTCCTACCAGATCAACGAGAAAGTTCTAGATAGTGTATCCCTCTGTCCTTTGACTGTTGATGGATGCGGATGTCCAGTTCAGGTCCCAGGCTCCCAATGATTGTCATGTTTATGTATTTACAAGTTCATTGAACTTTTCTCTTTAGTGCCATCTGTTCAGTACCTGATAGAACACACCTAGAAGACCTGGACATTCATTTCAATGGACACCCCTTtcaagtggtgtaaagctcaccaccattgtactctggagcagtggaaacgcattctctggagtgatgaatcacgcttcaccatctggcagtcggacagatgaatctgggtttggcggatgccagtaaaatgctacctgcccgactgcatagtgccaactgtaaagtttggtggagggggaataatggtctggggctgtttttcatggttcaggcaataccccttagttccagtgaagggaaatcttaacgctacagcatacaatgacattctagacaattctgtgcttccaactttgtagcaacagtttggggaaggcccttttgtttttcagcatgacaatgcccccgtgcacaaagcgaggtccatacaaaaatggtttgtcgagatcgattttgaagaacttgactgacctgcacagagccctgatctcaaccccatcgaacacctttgggatgaattggaacgccgactgcgagacaggcctaatcacccaacatcagtacccgacctcactaatgcttttgtgtttgaatggaagcaagtccctgttATGGCTGTTATGGCACCAAAGGGTGGACCAACGCCATATGAAtccccatgatttttgaatgagctgttcgatgagcaggtgtccacatacttttggtcatgtaatgtatcaTCTTGTGATATCCTCTTATACCGAGTGACACATCTATGTGCTGGGATGTGAAATGAACTGTTACAGGttttggatcttaatttgacttgtattgtcacagcaaaataatcctgcagcaacaggatttgaacgtttacACCATAATGTTACTTGATCAGTGGTTAGGCTATTATCTGGTCAAAatgaggctacatgaaaagtggatTACTGTTAATATAACTCTATGTTTAGTGTGGATTTACAGTGAATTTATGCAAATCACGAAGCTCATCTGCACTTCCTGCAGCACAGGataattctcagcaacaaaagagtgatcaaattaagatcctacatctgtatacctCCACTAACCCTACCAAGAAAATAATTTCACATTGATTGATGGAGCTTTGCCACTCCCTGCGCTGCATCTCATTCTTTACCCGTTGCAACATCAAACCTGTCCACATCCACATTTTTACAGAAATTGTTTGTAGCATAATGAATTGATATAGCTTTCAATTAGATTATTCTAAAAACTGTGTGCTATGTAGGAGAGGACACTTCCTCATAAATGGTCCTGATCATGAAGTGAATTCATGTGAGTGAGAACCTTCCAAGCCTGATTTAGGCTGCTCAACAACAAACTGTTCTGTAAAAGAATACAACGTGTGCATCAGGCTGTGGTTTGAAACAGTGGTCAAGGAGTGGTGCACTCTGGTCAATGTGTCCTCAATGTCTAAGGTAACCGGTCAACTGCACCCAAGGGGTTGACTAGAGGGTGTGAaccagcaccacacacacacacaatttatgaGGGGCTCAGAGGGGTTGGCCAGACAGCAGATCTTTAATCCTCAGGATTATCAGTTGAATCAAGAGATGCTGGGGACAATTAGGCACAATTAGTTACTGCTGCTACCTACACTGTGATGACAAGATTTTCAACTTGTTGCTTTAATACAAATTATGTGTATGTAAACAAAGGACAAAAAGCATCATCAAAAAAAGAGGTCAAATGAGAAAAGACAGAATGCTCTTCAATGTATTGCAAGTATTCTTTATTCTATTTACATGTGTGTTTATTTACAACAACgtaatccatctctctctctctcttagacttTTGACAACTAAATGAATGTCCTGATTTCTAAAGCAGTATgattaaaaaagaaaataaatggagCCTAAATAACAAAGTAACAAAAAGAACAGGACCGAATAACACGTTTAACTTTTGATACCACAGGAGCAAGTTGATTTAGAAtatgggaaaaaaataaatactattGACAAGTAGCATTCTATCGACTgcgagtcattcaaaaataagtCTTTGTACATTCGTCAAACTCACCGTTAACATATACCATAACTTCCATATATTGGCAGAATGTATGTATTGATGTGCATGTTTAGATCGTGTATAATCTCTGCAGTGACCATGCTTTTATATTATCATTGTTTGTCATTAATAATCTGTGCCTCCCGTCCTTTACATTCCACATTGTTAAATGCATCATATATACCATACATATCTTTATTGTTTGCTCAGTTTGAGTTTATGACTGTAGTCATGGGAGAAGTGCCAATTGTCGAAGCATAAATGAAAATATTGATAAACAACACATTTGCTCGGTACAACATGGAAAATAAGTCAACTAATAAAAATAGGATAAAAAAGTTTTTTTAATATGCAATCACCTTTTCAGCAATTCTGGCTTCAATCTCTTATAAGGGCAGTGTCTGAATGAGAACTATACCTGCTATTTGAGAAGGTTTCTTGTTCCTTAGCTTTCTCCACATtacaaaatactacagtttactatagaatactacagtactaacTATATAATTCTgcagtaaactgtagtatactgtagaatactatactacactgtaGTATCCCACGATCATgagtagtacttactatagaatgttgtagtatactgtagaatactatactagacactgtagtatccctcgatcatgtgtagtatttactgtagaatTTTGTAGCATAGTGtataatactatagtaaatactaaaGTATTTAATTACATATACCCTtcccatatcccaatttgtgccacccataagtgagaaacctacattccaagtatagaccatataatGTGTTCCCTTCAGGTTATAGAGAAGAGCAGGACCTCTGAACTatccgttcagaccccagtcGTACCTACAGGTTGTGGAAAATGTGGCCTTTTAATATTTCTCTAGTTGGTTTACTCTAGGAAAAATCCTCCatttctatgtcaaagataataaaagaaaaacactatagtaaatactacagtaaatactacagtatactacaatctgcaaaaacactacattaattactatagtatatacactagttattttactacagtatttatactgtagttaactgtaaatactacagtatactacagtgaaGTTGGCAAAAACATTAGTGAATATTTTTAGTATTCATGCCataatatactatagtattttttcatgcgGGTTGTTGCAGGCGAATACTGGGCCCATTTTTCACACACTGTTCCTGGACTTACTGCAAATAACAAACTGTTTCCATGTCAAAGTGTGTGTTGCTACATGCCAGGGTTAGAGAGGATATCAATACACACTTCctctacagtacatactgtcaCTTGCATATGACTTCACCAGTATACACACTTGTATCTAAGGACAATTTTTTTCTGCTATAGTATTCAAACTAATGCAGACCAATGCAATGTTTTTTGTAAGTATCTAGTATGTTTTCTACCCTTAGAAATGTTGATTGACAAATCACCCATTAATTCAATGAGTACTTTTTTCAAGAgtcacaaaaaataataatatcctCTGAATGTCTGTAGAAcggttttatactgaacaaaatataaatgcaacatgtaaagtgtttcatgagctgaaataaaagatcccagaaatgtttcatatgcacaaaaagtgtGTTTCTCtcaaaatgtgtgcacaaatttgtttacattcctgttagtgagcatttctcctttgccaagataatccatccacctgacaggtgtgacatatcaagaagctgattaaacagcatgatcattacacaggtgcatcttgtgctggggacaataaaaggccactctaaaatgtgcagttttgtcataacacaaaataacacagatgtctcaagttttgagggagtgtgcaattggcatgctgactacaggaaattccaccagagctgttgccagtgaattaaatgttaatttctctaccataagccacgtcaagttgttttagagaatttggcagtacatccaaccggcctcacaaccgcagaccatgtgtaaccacgccagcccaggacctccacatccggcttcttcacctgcgagattgtctgagaccagccacctgaacAGCTGATttaactgaggagtatttctgtctgtaataaatcccttttgtggggaaaaacatattctgattggctgggcctggctccccagtgggtgggtctatgccctcccaggcccacccatggctgctcccctgcccagtcatgtgaaatacatagatttgcgcctaatgaattaatttcagttgactgatttccttttatgaactgtaactcagtatattcgttgaaattgttgcatgttgcatttatttttgttcaatatagaaGGTAAGCAGTTCACAACAAAAAACCCAAATAAAATGAAAACCGGGAGGTGTTTTTTTTCACAAAATGTTAAATCTACAAATCTACAGGATAAAGGTAAAGGAGCTGTCTATTGGCAGCAGAAAAAACCATTGATAATGCAACACCAATATGTAAAATACACTATCAAAACAGAACAGTTTAAAATAGGGGTCTCTCGATGAAGCCACTTCTGTGCTTCTGTTCCTCATGCAAAAGCATCGGGTTTTAAACTTGTTTAGTTTCCTTATAAGTTTCCTTAACTTCATGGCCAATGCTTTTCTCCACCTTGTTTTGCCCATCCTCATGATGTTTGCCTTTAGGCGCAGTAAGAAGTCAACTGCAAAGGCAGTCACGCAGTTCCTCTGAGCACCAAAGTCCAATGCTCTAGGCGGTCATGCCTTATTAATCTCACGAGACTGCACTGCCGTACTGTACTgcttcaaaaatataaatatagattTATCTAAAGTCCAACCTTATCAAGGCCCTTTTTTAATCCAACTTCTCCATCCTTTCCTATGAAGAAAGTTATTTTAGCTGCTCTCATTCCACTCTGGCATGATGCTGACGCTGTGCACTGTGTGGTACTGATGAGGCGACAGCGTGCGCGGGATCCCGTGCGAGTACAGGTACTCGTTGCCTTGGAGACCTGCGGTGGGCGACTGGATGCCTGCCCCAGGGCTACACTGGCGGCCCAGTGTCTGGTGGGCCATGGGGCCCTGGTACATGGCGTGGTGGGCTTCGCCCAGCTGCGGGGAGGCATGGCTTGCCACCCCGCTCAGTCTGGACACCAGGGGCCCCGAGGTAAAGTGGGCGGAGAAGTGCTGGTAGGGCAGCCGCTCCATTGGTTGCATGGAGGTGACTGAGCAGCTGCCATAGGGCGAAACACCGGCCCAGGTGTTGCAGCTGATGTCCTCCAGGCTGGGGACGGGCTCAGCCCCTTGGGAGGCGCTGGCGTACATACAGGCCTGCCTCTGGCCAGACTCGGTCCTGTAGGGCCCCCCGGGCAGGCCCAGGCTCTGTGGGTAGCTGACGGGACGGTAGTAATGGTCGTCCTCGCTGGAGGAGCTCTCCAGGTAAGCCTTCTTGTAGGTGTGCTCCCCTGAGTGACAGTCATCgtccactacagacagacagggaacagtTACAGTTGCAGTATGTACACATACTGTAGACTAATCAGCTGAGCAAAACAATTGATATATTTATACATTAGTAATCAactatgttttctgttttttatgcTTCCAACAACCCATCCCATTGGCGTGCATATATCATGATAGCCTGGCCCACCTTTCCTCTTGATGCAATGGTAGTCCTGGCTGTGCTCGTGGGGGAGGGGGTAACAGCCAGACTGGGGCAGGAGGTCCTGTGAGGTGCTGGTGACCCCATTCTCACACTGGGTGTACTGGGAGGCCAGGCCACTGGGGGTGACCATAACCTGCACCTCCCCACTGAATGGGCTCTGGCTGGTGCCCACCCTCTGGCGCACCGTACTGCGAGGTACCACTGGGTATTCCTTAGTGctgcaaacatacacacacacacacacacacacagacagggttaCGAAATTATCATAACACTTATCGTACTGTATGCTTCTTcaatttacactgagtgtacaaaacatttggaacaccttcctaatgttgagtcGCTCacccttttccctcagaacagcctcagaaagcattccacagggatgctggcccatgttgactccaatgcttcccacatttgtgtcaagttgactgaatgtcctttgggtggtggaccattcttggtacacatgggaaactgtttagcatgaaaaacccagcagcgttgcagttcttgacacggtcaaaccggtgcgcctggcacctactaccataccccgttaaaaggcacttcaatattttgtcttgcctgccaattcaccctctgaatggcacacatacacaatccatgtctcaattgtctcaaggcttgaaagaATAAttgaacctgtctcctccccttcatctacactgatttgaagtagatttaacaagttacatcaataagggataatttcatctggattcacctggtcagtctatgtcattgaaagaATGTTTTCTACATAGTAAATATCACCACCACTAGTActaatactacaactactataatTACCATTACTAATAGTAGTgattattaaaggcccagtgcagtcaaacgtgattttcttgtgttttatatatatttccacactgaggttagAATAATACTGTTAAATTGGAAAAATGTTTgcgtaagagctgtttgaaaagacggCCTGAATTTCAGCCAGTAAATGAGTTCATAGACAACCAGCTTTTTGGAACTCTTTTTCTTATTTTCTCGGTTTTCTTCCCCATTCACACCACTCCAAGACAGTACAAGAACAATTCTTActtgagaaattgccctttgctaagaagctatttaaaaatgttttttttaccattttaattgaaaacaatcactgtaaggtacttaactgttacccagaaattatttgatattgagat is a window from the Salmo trutta chromosome 23, fSalTru1.1, whole genome shotgun sequence genome containing:
- the tbx5a gene encoding T-box transcription factor TBX5-A, translating into MADQKETFGLQNSPSRSESKELHTESKAEKQNGTSSKSPSSQTTYIQQGMEGIKVYLHERELWAKFHEVGTEMIITKAGRRMFPSFKVKVTGLNPKTKYILLMDVVPADDHRYKFADNKWSVTGKAEPAMPGRLYVHPDSPATGAHWMRQLVSFQKLKLTNNHLDPFGHIILNSMHKYQPRIHIVKADENNGFGSKNTAFCTHVFPETAFIAVTSYQNHKITQLKIENNPFAKGFRGSDDMELHRMSRMQSTKEYPVVPRSTVRQRVGTSQSPFSGEVQVMVTPSGLASQYTQCENGVTSTSQDLLPQSGCYPLPHEHSQDYHCIKRKVDDDCHSGEHTYKKAYLESSSSEDDHYYRPVSYPQSLGLPGGPYRTESGQRQACMYASASQGAEPVPSLEDISCNTWAGVSPYGSCSVTSMQPMERLPYQHFSAHFTSGPLVSRLSGVASHASPQLGEAHHAMYQGPMAHQTLGRQCSPGAGIQSPTAGLQGNEYLYSHGIPRTLSPHQYHTVHSVSIMPEWNESS